Within the Gemmatimonadaceae bacterium genome, the region CAGATGCGGGATCTGGCCAGGGAACTGCTCGCCCAAGGGCATGAGCCCACGGTTGTGACGCCGGCATCCGATGTCGGTGCAGCCTGGCAGTTGGAGCGTCTCGATGGTGTCGAGGTTCTGCGCGTCAGGGCGCCGCGTACCAAGGACGTGTGGCTCGTGCAGCGCGCTATCGCTGAATGTCTGCTCCCTTTCATCATGCTCCGCGCCCTGCGTAACAGCCCCGTGGGCGTAAAGAACTGGGGTGGCGTTGTCTGGTATTCGCCCACAATCTTTTTTGGCCCATTGGTCAAGGCACTCAAGACGTGGAGCAAATGCCCGGCTTACCTGATCGTGCGCGATCTGTTCCCTGACTGGGCGGTCGATGCGGGCGTGATGCGCAAAGGTGTGCCGTACCGGTTCTTCAAGTGGGTCGAACGCTACCAATATGGCGTGGCGGACGTGATCGGCGTGCAGACGCCAGCCAATGCGCCCTTGGTGGCGGCGGACAGTCGACAGGGCTCCGCCCGCATTGAGGTCCTGCACAACTGGCTTGCAGCGCCCGTAAGGAAAGAATGCGATGTAGACCTCTCCCATGGTCCGTTGGCGGGCAGGACGATCTTTGTTTACGCGGGCAACATGGGCACCGCGCAGGGCATGGATGCACTATTGGACGTGGCGGCGCGCATGCAGACCCGTGACGACGTCGGTTTCCTGTTCGTGGGTCGCGGAAGCGATGTTCCACGCCTGCGGGCTTTGGCGAAGGAACTGGGGCTGCGCAATGTCCTGTTCATGGATGAAGTGGATTCGGCCCAGATCCCCGGGTTGCTGGCGCAATGCCATGTCGGCCTCATTGCGCTCGATCCCAGACACAATACCCACAATATTCCGGGGAAATTTCTCACCTACCTGCGTGCCGGAATGCCGGTGTTGGCGCGCATAAACCCCGGCAACGATCTCCAAGCCATCATCGAC harbors:
- a CDS encoding glycosyltransferase family 4 protein, which translates into the protein MRLLLIADTYVPVRISGALQMRDLARELLAQGHEPTVVTPASDVGAAWQLERLDGVEVLRVRAPRTKDVWLVQRAIAECLLPFIMLRALRNSPVGVKNWGGVVWYSPTIFFGPLVKALKTWSKCPAYLIVRDLFPDWAVDAGVMRKGVPYRFFKWVERYQYGVADVIGVQTPANAPLVAADSRQGSARIEVLHNWLAAPVRKECDVDLSHGPLAGRTIFVYAGNMGTAQGMDALLDVAARMQTRDDVGFLFVGRGSDVPRLRALAKELGLRNVLFMDEVDSAQIPGLLAQCHVGLIALDPRHNTHNIPGKFLTYLRAGMPVLARINPGNDLQAIIDEENVGYAVAGDPIVALHAYAEQLASDPELRARMATNGLVLAERMFSPTSAARQVVAGLAKSDLRAPAA